In one Mycobacteroides chelonae genomic region, the following are encoded:
- a CDS encoding coenzyme F420-0:L-glutamate ligase: MTSSADSPAPEHGSAAPVEILPIADLPEFRPGDDVAKTIAEAAPWIRDGDVIVITSKIISKAEGRIVAAPTDPEARDTLRRKLIDSESVRVLARKGKTLITENTIGIVQAAAGIDASNVDTAELVLLPTDPDGSAAAVRAALSRQLGVNVAVVITDTMGRAWRNGQTDAAIGSSGIPVLYGYAGAKDKHGNELQVTEVAIVDEIAAAADLVKGKLTDVPVAVVRGLSVPDDGSVARDLQRSGPDDLFWLGTAEALEQGRRDAVLVRRSIRQFADIAVDSDLLREAIGEALTAPAPHHTHPVRFVWVRDLATRRALLDAMKQAWAVDLSGDGRTPESVEKRVARGQILYDAPEIVIPFLVPDGAHDYPDERRNAAEHTMFAVAVGAAVQALLVALAARGVGSCWIGSTIFAADVVRRQLELDASWEPMGTIAIGYPHGYPEKTLEPRTPLPAGQMLVEL; encoded by the coding sequence ATGACCTCATCTGCGGATTCCCCTGCACCGGAACATGGTTCGGCAGCTCCGGTGGAGATTCTACCCATTGCGGACTTGCCGGAATTCCGCCCCGGCGACGATGTCGCCAAGACCATCGCCGAGGCGGCGCCATGGATCCGGGACGGCGATGTGATCGTGATCACCAGCAAGATCATCTCCAAGGCCGAGGGCCGCATCGTCGCGGCGCCTACCGATCCCGAAGCGCGGGACACCTTGCGGCGCAAACTGATCGACTCCGAGTCGGTCCGCGTGCTGGCCCGCAAGGGAAAGACACTGATCACCGAGAACACCATCGGCATCGTGCAGGCCGCCGCCGGAATCGACGCGTCCAATGTCGATACCGCCGAACTCGTACTGCTCCCCACCGACCCCGATGGCAGCGCCGCGGCGGTGCGGGCAGCACTGTCGCGACAGCTGGGCGTGAACGTAGCGGTGGTGATCACCGACACCATGGGACGGGCCTGGCGCAATGGCCAGACCGATGCCGCCATCGGTTCCTCCGGCATCCCTGTCCTGTATGGCTACGCCGGTGCAAAGGACAAGCACGGCAACGAACTTCAGGTGACAGAGGTGGCCATCGTCGACGAGATCGCCGCCGCCGCCGACCTTGTCAAGGGCAAGCTCACCGATGTACCAGTTGCGGTGGTGCGGGGTCTGTCGGTGCCCGACGACGGCAGCGTGGCTCGCGACCTCCAGCGCTCGGGCCCCGACGATTTGTTCTGGCTCGGCACCGCGGAAGCGCTGGAGCAGGGGCGCCGCGATGCGGTGCTGGTGCGCCGCTCTATCCGTCAATTCGCTGATATCGCAGTAGATTCCGATCTATTACGGGAAGCCATCGGCGAGGCGTTGACGGCGCCCGCTCCGCATCACACCCATCCGGTGAGATTCGTATGGGTACGGGATCTGGCGACACGGCGCGCACTGCTGGATGCCATGAAACAGGCATGGGCCGTGGATCTCAGCGGAGACGGACGCACCCCGGAATCCGTCGAGAAACGGGTGGCCCGCGGACAGATCCTCTACGACGCACCCGAAATCGTGATTCCGTTCCTGGTTCCCGACGGTGCCCACGACTACCCGGACGAGCGCCGCAACGCGGCCGAACACACCATGTTCGCCGTCGCGGTGGGCGCGGCGGTGCAGGCACTGTTGGTGGCGCTGGCGGCGCGGGGCGTGGGGAGCTGCTGGATCGGGTCCACCATCTTCGCCGCCGATGTCGTCCGCAGGCAGCTCGAGCTGGATGCCTCATGGGAACCGATGGGGACCATCGCCATCGGATATCCGCACGGATACCCCGAGAAGACGCTGGAACCCCGCACTCCCCTTCCTGCCGGCCAGATGCTGGTTGAGCTCTGA
- a CDS encoding NUDIX hydrolase: protein MSRISGLQASAVELLSAWETPDTEQDSLRHSVLAFLDANPDACRRRSAAGHITASALVVNHDGSQALLTLHPRVGKWLQLGGHCEEEDATIRAAALREATEESGIADLTLEPNLLGIHVHPITCSLGVPTRHLDLQFLARAPEGAQITVSDESLDLRWWPIDQIPAEDPSVVVLAERARARLR from the coding sequence ATGAGCCGCATCTCGGGTCTGCAAGCTTCCGCCGTCGAGCTGCTCTCCGCGTGGGAAACGCCCGATACCGAGCAGGACAGCCTGCGGCACTCCGTTCTGGCCTTTCTCGACGCCAATCCGGACGCCTGCCGTCGCCGCAGCGCCGCAGGCCATATCACCGCCTCGGCGCTGGTGGTCAACCACGACGGGTCGCAGGCGCTGCTGACCCTGCACCCGCGCGTGGGTAAATGGCTTCAGCTGGGCGGCCACTGCGAAGAGGAGGACGCCACCATCCGGGCCGCCGCGCTGCGTGAAGCCACCGAGGAATCCGGGATAGCAGACCTCACTCTTGAGCCGAATCTGCTTGGCATACATGTACATCCGATCACATGCTCGCTGGGTGTGCCGACTCGCCATCTCGATCTGCAGTTCCTGGCGCGCGCGCCCGAGGGCGCCCAGATCACCGTCAGCGACGAATCACTGGACCTGCGCTGGTGGCCCATCGACCAGATTCCGGCCGAAGATCCCTCGGTGGTCGTGTTGGCCGAACGGGCCCGCGCCAGACTGCGCTGA
- a CDS encoding sugar phosphate nucleotidyltransferase — MSDHVKADAVILVGGQGTRLRPLTLSAPKPMLPIAGFPFLTHVLSRVAAAGIDHVVLGTSYKAEVFESEFGDGSKLGLSITYVTETEPLGTGGAIRNVLDHLRHDTALVFNGDVLSGLDLKDLLAQHEQTQADLTLHLVRVGDPRAFGCVPTDSTGCVTAFLEKTEDPPTDQINAGCYVFRRELIEQIPSGRPVSVEREVFPGLLSSGAKVCGYVDTSYWRDMGTPEDFVRGSADLVRGIAPSPAIPEHPGEALVHDGASVAPGALVIGGTVVGRGAEIGPGARLDGAVIFDGARIEAGAVVERSIIGFGARIGPRALVRDGVIGDGADIGARCELLRGARVWPGITIPDGGIRYSSDV, encoded by the coding sequence ATGTCTGACCACGTGAAAGCCGATGCCGTCATCTTGGTGGGAGGGCAGGGCACCCGGCTGCGTCCACTGACGCTCTCGGCGCCCAAGCCGATGCTGCCGATCGCCGGCTTCCCCTTCCTGACGCATGTGTTGTCGCGGGTCGCCGCGGCCGGGATCGATCATGTGGTGCTCGGAACGTCGTACAAGGCCGAGGTCTTCGAGTCGGAGTTCGGCGACGGGTCCAAGCTGGGCCTGTCGATTACCTATGTCACCGAAACGGAACCGCTGGGTACCGGTGGAGCCATCCGGAATGTGCTGGACCATCTGCGCCACGACACCGCCCTGGTGTTCAACGGCGATGTGTTGTCCGGCTTGGACTTGAAAGACCTTCTCGCGCAGCATGAGCAGACCCAGGCCGACCTGACATTGCACCTGGTACGGGTCGGCGACCCGCGCGCGTTCGGTTGTGTGCCTACCGATTCCACGGGCTGCGTGACCGCATTCCTGGAGAAGACCGAAGATCCGCCCACCGACCAGATCAACGCCGGGTGTTACGTGTTCCGGCGCGAGCTGATCGAACAGATCCCCTCCGGGCGGCCGGTCTCGGTTGAGCGAGAAGTCTTTCCAGGATTGCTCAGCAGTGGCGCCAAGGTATGCGGATACGTCGACACGAGCTACTGGCGCGATATGGGCACTCCCGAGGACTTCGTGCGCGGCTCGGCGGACCTGGTGCGCGGTATCGCGCCCTCACCAGCGATCCCCGAACATCCGGGCGAGGCGCTGGTGCACGACGGTGCCTCGGTGGCACCGGGCGCGCTGGTGATCGGTGGCACCGTGGTGGGCCGGGGCGCCGAAATCGGGCCGGGCGCACGGCTTGACGGCGCGGTCATCTTCGACGGTGCCCGCATCGAGGCGGGTGCGGTGGTGGAACGCTCCATCATCGGGTTCGGCGCCCGCATCGGGCCGCGCGCCTTGGTGCGTGACGGCGTGATCGGGGACGGCGCCGATATCGGTGCGCGCTGCGAGCTGCTGCGCGGCGCCCGGGTATGGCCCGGAATCACCATTCCCGACGGTGGCATCCGGTACTCCTCGGACGTCTAG
- a CDS encoding glycosyltransferase family 2 protein gives MVTVTYSPGEHLHRFLRTLRHATDRPLRLILADNGSTDGAPEVAAEEPDVELLRTGGNVGYGKAANLGVAQVDPEAEWIVIANPDVQWGPGSIDALLEVAQRWPAAGALGPLIREPDGSVYPSARVVPSLAGGALHALLGSVWPTNPWTAAYRQDRMEPSERIVGWLSGSCLLLRRKAFDAIGGFDTRYFMYMEDVDLGDRLARAGWQNVYAPSSEVVHAKGHAAGRDPARSLTAHHDSVYIYQSDRHPHWWQAPLRWSIRGALAARSAIVVRSAIRANRRRDKQGG, from the coding sequence GTGGTGACGGTGACGTACTCGCCTGGCGAGCATCTCCATCGCTTCCTCAGAACGCTGCGCCACGCCACCGATCGCCCGCTGCGGTTGATCCTGGCCGATAACGGTTCCACCGACGGAGCGCCCGAAGTGGCCGCCGAGGAGCCCGATGTCGAGCTGCTGCGCACCGGGGGCAATGTCGGCTACGGGAAGGCCGCCAACCTTGGGGTGGCGCAGGTTGATCCCGAAGCCGAATGGATCGTGATCGCGAACCCCGATGTGCAGTGGGGGCCGGGAAGCATCGATGCGCTGCTTGAGGTCGCGCAGCGCTGGCCCGCCGCGGGCGCGCTGGGTCCGCTTATTCGTGAGCCCGATGGTTCGGTGTATCCCTCGGCGCGAGTGGTGCCGTCGCTCGCGGGGGGTGCGCTACACGCGCTGCTGGGATCGGTGTGGCCCACCAATCCGTGGACCGCGGCGTATCGCCAGGACCGGATGGAGCCGTCCGAGCGCATCGTCGGATGGCTCTCGGGATCGTGCCTGCTGCTGCGGCGCAAGGCCTTCGATGCCATCGGCGGATTCGACACGCGCTACTTCATGTACATGGAGGACGTTGATCTCGGAGACCGGCTGGCACGTGCGGGCTGGCAGAACGTGTACGCGCCGAGCTCGGAGGTCGTGCATGCGAAAGGTCATGCCGCCGGGCGTGATCCGGCACGCAGCCTTACTGCGCACCACGACAGCGTCTACATCTACCAATCAGACCGGCATCCACATTGGTGGCAGGCACCGCTGCGTTGGAGCATTCGGGGCGCACTGGCGGCTCGATCTGCGATCGTGGTGCGCTCGGCCATCCGTGCCAATCGGCGCCGGGACAAGCAAGGAGGGTGA
- the rfbD gene encoding dTDP-4-dehydrorhamnose reductase encodes MLVITGAGGQLGTHLIARAALRALPIRALNSADWDIARDGVPDGAVAAGDTVINCAAYTAVDAAESDEARAYAVNAEGPARVAQACREVGARLIHISTDYVFSGEFGDADPRPYRPGDATAPAGVYARTKVAGERAVHDVLPTAQVVRTAWVYTGVNGDFVGVMRRLAAGDGPVRVVTDQTGSPTYAADLAEALLNLAASDVREPLLHAAGGGAVNRFDWAKAVFELVGADTSRLQPCLSVDFPSAAPRPVYTALDGDLWAEAGLAPLRPWRDALAEALATHQG; translated from the coding sequence GTGCTTGTTATCACCGGAGCGGGCGGTCAGCTCGGCACCCATCTGATTGCCCGTGCCGCGCTTCGCGCCCTCCCTATCCGCGCCCTGAACTCGGCTGATTGGGATATTGCCCGCGACGGTGTGCCCGATGGTGCGGTTGCTGCAGGGGATACCGTGATCAACTGCGCCGCGTACACCGCCGTGGATGCCGCGGAAAGCGACGAGGCCAGGGCGTACGCGGTCAATGCCGAAGGTCCTGCCCGGGTGGCCCAGGCGTGTCGCGAGGTTGGCGCCAGATTGATCCATATCTCCACCGATTACGTGTTCAGCGGTGAGTTCGGTGATGCCGACCCACGCCCGTACCGACCGGGTGACGCCACGGCTCCGGCCGGTGTGTACGCGCGCACCAAGGTCGCCGGAGAACGGGCCGTGCACGATGTCCTACCGACAGCACAGGTGGTGCGCACAGCGTGGGTCTACACCGGCGTCAACGGGGATTTCGTCGGGGTCATGCGGCGATTGGCCGCCGGGGACGGCCCGGTGCGGGTGGTCACCGATCAGACCGGCTCTCCGACCTACGCCGCAGACCTTGCCGAGGCATTGTTGAACCTCGCGGCCTCCGATGTCCGCGAACCGTTGCTGCATGCGGCGGGGGGTGGAGCGGTGAACCGGTTCGACTGGGCGAAGGCCGTGTTCGAGCTGGTCGGGGCGGATACCTCGCGTCTGCAGCCCTGCCTGTCCGTCGATTTTCCGAGCGCAGCGCCCCGGCCGGTGTACACGGCACTTGACGGCGATCTGTGGGCCGAGGCGGGTCTGGCACCGTTGCGTCCGTGGCGGGACGCGTTGGCTGAGGCGCTGGCCACACATCAGGGGTAG
- a CDS encoding LCP family protein, translating into MTDPHAPRASGSSQTETPRPLWRGIATLAAVAVMVVTGAAWGKIGNIDPNIARFDLPGLFGNAGRPDDGAIDILMVGVDSRSDAHGNPLSQDELSMLRAGDETATNTDTIILIRIPSNGKSATAISIPRDSYVTVPDGSKGKINGVYGEAKENDRQKRVESGETLEAAERESVDAGRSALTQTVAKLTGVTVDRYAEVSMLGFVLMTNALGGVDVCLNEAVYEPMSGADFPAGPQTLDGPNALSFVRQRHDLPRGDLDRVVRQQVVMSSLAHSALSGGTLTNPSTLGKLRDAITRTVVLSEGWDVMDFIKQLQKLSGGNVAFATIPILREDGWTEDGTQSVVKVDPDQVRSWVSGLLDQQAQGKTEEATYSKDQTIADVVNETQINGLAAAVSELLVGKGFTAGKVGNNEAEHAGNSQVQAAESDDVGAKAVAEALGLQVVQKPGLAEHTVRVVLSNDYQGPGSGRETTPAASETGSSTEEEAPPPPPSPIFTAANGPRCVN; encoded by the coding sequence GTGACCGACCCTCACGCTCCTCGCGCGAGCGGCTCGTCGCAGACGGAGACGCCGCGCCCTCTGTGGCGGGGTATTGCGACGCTCGCCGCCGTCGCCGTCATGGTGGTCACCGGCGCCGCCTGGGGAAAGATCGGCAACATCGATCCGAACATCGCCCGGTTCGATCTGCCTGGTCTGTTCGGCAATGCCGGAAGGCCCGATGACGGCGCGATCGACATTCTGATGGTGGGCGTCGACAGTCGCAGCGACGCACACGGCAATCCGCTCTCGCAGGACGAGCTGTCCATGCTGAGGGCCGGGGACGAGACCGCCACCAATACCGACACCATCATCCTCATCCGCATCCCCAGCAACGGAAAATCCGCAACGGCGATCTCCATCCCCCGCGACTCCTATGTCACCGTCCCGGATGGCAGCAAGGGAAAGATCAACGGCGTCTACGGCGAAGCCAAAGAGAACGACCGTCAGAAACGCGTCGAATCCGGCGAGACACTGGAAGCCGCCGAACGCGAATCCGTCGACGCCGGGCGTTCGGCGCTCACCCAGACCGTGGCCAAGCTGACCGGTGTCACCGTCGATCGCTACGCCGAGGTCAGCATGCTCGGATTCGTGCTGATGACCAACGCGCTCGGTGGTGTCGACGTGTGCCTGAACGAGGCTGTGTACGAACCGATGTCGGGAGCCGACTTTCCCGCCGGTCCGCAGACACTCGATGGCCCCAACGCATTGAGTTTCGTGCGACAACGCCACGATCTGCCGCGCGGTGACCTCGATCGTGTGGTCCGCCAGCAGGTGGTGATGTCGTCACTGGCGCACTCGGCGCTCTCCGGGGGCACACTCACCAACCCCTCCACGCTGGGCAAGCTGCGCGATGCGATCACGCGCACCGTGGTGCTCAGTGAGGGCTGGGACGTCATGGACTTCATCAAGCAGCTACAGAAGCTGTCCGGGGGCAACGTGGCATTCGCGACCATTCCCATTCTGCGTGAGGATGGTTGGACCGAGGATGGCACCCAAAGCGTCGTGAAGGTCGATCCCGATCAGGTGCGCAGCTGGGTATCCGGTCTGCTGGACCAGCAGGCCCAGGGCAAGACCGAAGAGGCCACCTATTCCAAGGACCAGACGATCGCCGACGTCGTCAATGAGACCCAGATCAACGGCCTGGCCGCTGCGGTGTCGGAACTGTTGGTGGGCAAGGGATTCACCGCAGGCAAGGTGGGCAACAATGAGGCCGAGCATGCCGGCAACAGCCAGGTTCAGGCCGCGGAGTCGGACGACGTGGGCGCCAAGGCAGTGGCCGAGGCGCTGGGATTGCAGGTAGTGCAGAAACCGGGCCTGGCCGAGCACACCGTGCGCGTGGTGCTGTCCAACGACTACCAAGGCCCGGGATCTGGCCGTGAGACCACACCTGCCGCCTCGGAAACCGGCTCCTCCACCGAAGAAGAGGCGCCGCCCCCGCCCCCGTCGCCGATTTTCACGGCGGCCAACGGCCCGCGTTGCGTCAACTGA
- a CDS encoding TIGR03089 family protein yields the protein MMDLTSLLLGDVNNPAPRVTYYDDASGERIELSTVTLANWAAKTANMLRDEFGAGPGSTVAVRLPAHWQTAGVLLGIWWAGAEVVLGGEDNADVAFCTLGDEPDAEEVCVLSLDAFGRPVPDLPLGLTDYSTAVRVHGDRFSPAGAGPAMNGRNVGDVAAAARESATAQGITAEDRVLSTGSWDSPDKLIENLLAVLIAGASLVQVANPDPGAQERRVTSEKVTRTLS from the coding sequence CTGATGGATCTCACCTCCCTGCTGCTGGGCGATGTGAACAACCCAGCCCCCCGGGTCACCTATTACGACGACGCCTCCGGCGAACGCATCGAACTCTCGACGGTGACGCTGGCCAACTGGGCGGCCAAGACCGCCAACATGTTGCGTGACGAATTCGGTGCCGGACCCGGGTCCACGGTCGCGGTGCGGCTGCCCGCACATTGGCAGACAGCGGGCGTACTGCTTGGAATCTGGTGGGCCGGAGCCGAAGTGGTGCTCGGCGGCGAGGACAATGCCGACGTGGCGTTCTGCACGCTTGGCGACGAACCGGATGCCGAGGAGGTGTGCGTGCTGTCGCTTGACGCGTTCGGGCGCCCCGTACCGGACCTGCCGCTGGGATTGACCGACTATTCGACGGCAGTCCGGGTACACGGCGACCGGTTCTCGCCCGCCGGTGCCGGGCCCGCCATGAACGGCCGCAACGTCGGGGACGTTGCCGCTGCCGCACGGGAAAGTGCCACGGCGCAAGGCATCACGGCCGAGGATCGGGTGCTGAGCACCGGTTCCTGGGACAGCCCGGACAAGCTGATCGAGAATCTGCTGGCAGTGCTCATCGCCGGAGCCTCCCTGGTGCAGGTGGCCAATCCGGATCCGGGCGCGCAAGAACGCCGGGTCACCTCCGAAAAGGTCACCCGTACGCTCTCCTAA
- a CDS encoding acyl-CoA dehydrogenase → MAGNPSFDLFKLAEEHDELRAAIRGLAEKEIAPYAKDVDEKARFPQEALDALVASGFNAVHVPEEYDGQGADSVAACIVIEEVARVCASSSLIPAVNKLGTMGLILSGSDELKKQVLPSIASGEAMASYALSEREAGSDAASMRTRAKADGDDWIINGSKCWITNGGKSSWYTVMAVTDPEKKAHGISAFMVHKDDEGFTVGPLEHKLGIKGSPTAELYFENCRIPGDRIIGQPGTGFKTALETLDHTRPTIGAQALGIAQGALDAAIAYTKDRKQFGRSISDFQGVQFMLADMAMKVEAARLLVYTAAARAERGEKSLGFISSASKCFASDVAMEVTTDAVQLFGGAGYTTDFPVERMMRDAKITQIYEGTNQIQRVVMTRALLGS, encoded by the coding sequence ATCGCTCCCTACGCCAAGGATGTCGACGAGAAGGCCCGGTTCCCCCAAGAGGCCCTCGATGCGCTGGTCGCCTCGGGCTTCAATGCCGTGCACGTTCCCGAGGAGTACGACGGTCAGGGCGCCGATAGCGTGGCCGCCTGCATCGTCATCGAAGAGGTGGCCCGGGTCTGTGCGTCATCGTCGTTGATCCCCGCCGTCAACAAGCTCGGCACCATGGGGCTGATCCTCAGCGGCTCCGACGAGCTCAAGAAGCAGGTTTTGCCGTCCATCGCCAGCGGCGAGGCCATGGCCTCTTACGCGCTGTCCGAGCGCGAGGCCGGCAGCGACGCGGCCAGCATGCGCACTCGCGCCAAGGCGGACGGCGATGACTGGATCATCAACGGCAGCAAGTGCTGGATCACCAACGGTGGCAAGTCTTCCTGGTACACCGTGATGGCGGTGACCGATCCCGAGAAGAAGGCGCACGGCATCTCGGCCTTCATGGTGCACAAGGACGACGAGGGTTTCACCGTCGGCCCGCTGGAGCACAAGCTGGGCATCAAGGGCTCGCCCACCGCGGAGCTGTACTTCGAGAACTGCCGGATTCCGGGCGACCGGATCATCGGCCAGCCGGGCACCGGTTTCAAGACCGCGCTGGAGACGCTCGATCACACCCGGCCCACCATCGGCGCGCAGGCCCTTGGGATCGCGCAGGGTGCGCTCGACGCCGCGATTGCATACACCAAGGACCGCAAGCAGTTTGGCCGGTCCATCAGCGACTTCCAGGGTGTGCAGTTCATGCTCGCCGATATGGCGATGAAGGTCGAGGCCGCCCGCCTGCTGGTGTACACCGCGGCGGCTCGTGCTGAGCGCGGCGAGAAGAGCCTGGGCTTCATCTCCTCGGCCTCGAAGTGCTTCGCCTCTGATGTGGCCATGGAGGTCACCACCGATGCCGTGCAGCTGTTCGGCGGCGCCGGGTACACCACCGACTTCCCGGTGGAGCGGATGATGCGCGATGCCAAGATCACCCAGATCTACGAGGGCACCAACCAGATTCAGCGCGTGGTGATGACCCGCGCCCTGCTTGGTTCCTAA